A single window of Sander lucioperca isolate FBNREF2018 chromosome 22, SLUC_FBN_1.2, whole genome shotgun sequence DNA harbors:
- the lrrc45 gene encoding leucine-rich repeat-containing protein 45 isoform X1 has product MEDFRQAYLRLCKEGGAEPQESVVAQLQESRAGQGSRLDLSGHSLSADTCSVLARAFQNDTGFTEVVLSDCMLSEEGAKVLLTGLFGNTTVKVLDLKGNNLRSTGAEVLGKLLARNNTLRRLVLEWNALGVWDEAFSLFCDGLASNSVLTQLDLRNNQINHHGASELALALKRNTTVQVLDLRWNNIGLLGGRTLLEALQKNHSIVQLEMAGNNIPSDTLKALEQTTGHNSDRQSTLRESRSRTQVLSKEIQTLKEEKGRQYLSLMNTIDRQREEMGRSNGSTSIQIGQLQEALNERKSAVNSLTAKLQMTEAALTLSEQKNHNMGELLTRVKAEKEEQRERQSRERKKEQEDSAHREGKLLREIQSLIETNAQLMNKVEEKERRCKSQQQQIFELKQELTNSTAELKLQLTQAEDRLEMEKRRSKQALQDMDTLRQKEVEHMNRHLEESERALQERIFKLEGQRIQLEEELSKAKAACVTERAQAEEELGRVRAQVRLEEQELVSGLEEKLRSVRSNLQEVQLHCSQQKQTISELQAKNSQQGSEINAMRRRTEELQQDLSAKDQEKVAEVSRVKVELLEQIGHLQAERTAQGGLKEKISALEREIKVLSSNHREVLLDKESEMSSMLEKLRLKEAEIQRMREDEANRASYLQSAILTYVQGSPLGHYNSPKK; this is encoded by the exons ATGGAGGATTTTAGGCAGGCGTACCTGCGTCTGTGTAAGGAGGGCGGTGCGGAGCCTCAGGAGAGTGTTGTGGCTCAGCTCCAGGAGAGCAGGGCTggtcagggctccagactggaCCTGAGTGGACACAGCCTGTCTGCAGATACCTGCTCTGTGCTGGCCAGGGCCTTCCAAAATGATACCGGCTTTACAGAGGTGGTGCTCAGTGACTGCATGCTCAGTGAGGAAG GTGCCAAAGTACTTCTGACTGGACTGTTTGGCAACACAACTGTAAAAGTCCTGGATCTGAAG GGAAATAACCTGAGATCGACAGGGGCTGAGGTGTTGGGAAAGCTGTTGGCACGTAACAATACTCTGCGTAG GCTGGTGTTGGAGTGGAATGCTTTGGGAGTGTGGGACGAAGCCTTCTCACTCTTTTGTGATGGTTTGGCGTCCAACAGCGTGCTGACACAGCTGGACCTGCGCAACAATCAGATCAACCACCACGGAGCGTCTGAGCTCGCTCTGGCTCTTAAACGCAACACCACTGTGCAGGTGCTAG ATCTGAGGTGGAACAACATTGGTCTGCTGGGTGGCAGGACTTTGTTGGAGGCTCTGCAGAAGAACCATAGCATAGTGCAGCTGGAGATGGCAGGGAACAACATACCTAGTGACACACTCAAAGCACTTG AGCAGACCACAGGACACAACTCTGACAGACAGTCCACCCTGAGAGAGAGCCGCAGCAGGACGCAGGTCCTCAGCAAGGAGATTCAGACACTAAAGGAGGAGAAGGGCCGGCAG TACCTTAGCCTGATGAATACCATAGATAGGCAGAGGGAGGAGATGGGACGCTCCAACGG GTCCACCTCCATTCAGATAGGCCAACTCCAGGAAGCTCTGAATGAGAGGAAGTCAGCTGTCAACTCCCTCACTGCGAA ACTTCAGATGACAGAGGCTGCCCTCACCCTCTCGGAGCAGAAAAACCACAACATGGGAGAGCTGCTGACACGAGTGAAGGCTGAGAAAGAAGAACAGAGGGAAcgacagagcagagagaggaagaaggagcAAGAG GACAGTGCTCACAGAGAAGGCAAACTCCTCCGAGAGATCCAAAGCCTGATAGAAACCAACGCCCAGCTCATGAATAAA GTGGAGGAGAAGGAGCGAAGGTGCAagtctcagcagcagcagatctTTGAGCTGAAGCAGGAGCTGACCAATAGCACGGCAGAGCTCAAGCTGCAGCTCACACAGGCAGAag ACCGTCTGGAAATGGAGAAGCGAAGGTCCAAGCAAGCCCTGCAGGACATGGACACTCTCCGCCAGAAAGAG GTGGAGCATATGAATCGACATCTAGAAGAGAGCGAGAGGGCTCTGCAGGAACGCATCTTCAAGCTGGAGGGACAGCGGATACAGCTGGAAGAG GAGCTGAGTAAAGCTAAAGCAGcgtgtgtgacagagagggcCCAGGCAGAGGAGGAACTGGGAAGAGTGCGAGCTCAAGTGCGTCTGGAGGAG CAGGAGCTTGTGTCGGGCCTGGAGGAGAAGCTTCGCTCGGTGCGTTCCAACCTCCAGGAGGTCCAGCTCCACTGCTCCCAGCAGAAACAGACCATCTCGGAGCTGCAGGCCAAGAACAGCCAGCAGGGCAGCGAGATAAACGCAATGCGGCGCAGGACGGAGGAGCTCCAGCAG GACCTGTCCGCTAAGGACCAGGAGAAGGTGGCTGAAGTAAGCCGGGTGAAGGTGGAACTGCTGGAGCAGATTGGACATTTACAGGCAGAAAGAACGGCACAGGGAGGACTCAAAGAGAAGATCAGTGCTCTGGAGAGAGAGATTAAAG TACTAAGCAGTAACCACAGAGAGGTGCTCCTCGACAAAGAGAGTGAGATGTCTTCCATGCTGGAGAAGCTGCGGCTGAAAGAGGCGGAGATCCAGAGGATGAGGGAAGACGAAGCCAACAGAGCCAGCTACCTGCAGAGCGCCATCCTCACCTACGTTCAGGGCTCGCCTCTGGGACACTACAACAGTCCCAAAAAATGA
- the lrrc45 gene encoding leucine-rich repeat-containing protein 45 isoform X2: MEDFRQAYLRLCKEGGAEPQESVVAQLQESRAGQGSRLDLSGHSLSADTCSVLARAFQNDTGFTEVVLSDCMLSEEGAKVLLTGLFGNTTVKVLDLKGNNLRSTGAEVLGKLLARNNTLRRLVLEWNALGVWDEAFSLFCDGLASNSVLTQLDLRNNQINHHGASELALALKRNTTVQVLDLRWNNIGLLGGRTLLEALQKNHSIVQLEMAGNNIPSDTLKALEQTTGHNSDRQSTLRESRSRTQVLSKEIQTLKEEKGRQYLSLMNTIDRQREEMGRSNGLQMTEAALTLSEQKNHNMGELLTRVKAEKEEQRERQSRERKKEQEDSAHREGKLLREIQSLIETNAQLMNKVEEKERRCKSQQQQIFELKQELTNSTAELKLQLTQAEDRLEMEKRRSKQALQDMDTLRQKEVEHMNRHLEESERALQERIFKLEGQRIQLEEELSKAKAACVTERAQAEEELGRVRAQVRLEEQELVSGLEEKLRSVRSNLQEVQLHCSQQKQTISELQAKNSQQGSEINAMRRRTEELQQDLSAKDQEKVAEVSRVKVELLEQIGHLQAERTAQGGLKEKISALEREIKVLSSNHREVLLDKESEMSSMLEKLRLKEAEIQRMREDEANRASYLQSAILTYVQGSPLGHYNSPKK, from the exons ATGGAGGATTTTAGGCAGGCGTACCTGCGTCTGTGTAAGGAGGGCGGTGCGGAGCCTCAGGAGAGTGTTGTGGCTCAGCTCCAGGAGAGCAGGGCTggtcagggctccagactggaCCTGAGTGGACACAGCCTGTCTGCAGATACCTGCTCTGTGCTGGCCAGGGCCTTCCAAAATGATACCGGCTTTACAGAGGTGGTGCTCAGTGACTGCATGCTCAGTGAGGAAG GTGCCAAAGTACTTCTGACTGGACTGTTTGGCAACACAACTGTAAAAGTCCTGGATCTGAAG GGAAATAACCTGAGATCGACAGGGGCTGAGGTGTTGGGAAAGCTGTTGGCACGTAACAATACTCTGCGTAG GCTGGTGTTGGAGTGGAATGCTTTGGGAGTGTGGGACGAAGCCTTCTCACTCTTTTGTGATGGTTTGGCGTCCAACAGCGTGCTGACACAGCTGGACCTGCGCAACAATCAGATCAACCACCACGGAGCGTCTGAGCTCGCTCTGGCTCTTAAACGCAACACCACTGTGCAGGTGCTAG ATCTGAGGTGGAACAACATTGGTCTGCTGGGTGGCAGGACTTTGTTGGAGGCTCTGCAGAAGAACCATAGCATAGTGCAGCTGGAGATGGCAGGGAACAACATACCTAGTGACACACTCAAAGCACTTG AGCAGACCACAGGACACAACTCTGACAGACAGTCCACCCTGAGAGAGAGCCGCAGCAGGACGCAGGTCCTCAGCAAGGAGATTCAGACACTAAAGGAGGAGAAGGGCCGGCAG TACCTTAGCCTGATGAATACCATAGATAGGCAGAGGGAGGAGATGGGACGCTCCAACGG ACTTCAGATGACAGAGGCTGCCCTCACCCTCTCGGAGCAGAAAAACCACAACATGGGAGAGCTGCTGACACGAGTGAAGGCTGAGAAAGAAGAACAGAGGGAAcgacagagcagagagaggaagaaggagcAAGAG GACAGTGCTCACAGAGAAGGCAAACTCCTCCGAGAGATCCAAAGCCTGATAGAAACCAACGCCCAGCTCATGAATAAA GTGGAGGAGAAGGAGCGAAGGTGCAagtctcagcagcagcagatctTTGAGCTGAAGCAGGAGCTGACCAATAGCACGGCAGAGCTCAAGCTGCAGCTCACACAGGCAGAag ACCGTCTGGAAATGGAGAAGCGAAGGTCCAAGCAAGCCCTGCAGGACATGGACACTCTCCGCCAGAAAGAG GTGGAGCATATGAATCGACATCTAGAAGAGAGCGAGAGGGCTCTGCAGGAACGCATCTTCAAGCTGGAGGGACAGCGGATACAGCTGGAAGAG GAGCTGAGTAAAGCTAAAGCAGcgtgtgtgacagagagggcCCAGGCAGAGGAGGAACTGGGAAGAGTGCGAGCTCAAGTGCGTCTGGAGGAG CAGGAGCTTGTGTCGGGCCTGGAGGAGAAGCTTCGCTCGGTGCGTTCCAACCTCCAGGAGGTCCAGCTCCACTGCTCCCAGCAGAAACAGACCATCTCGGAGCTGCAGGCCAAGAACAGCCAGCAGGGCAGCGAGATAAACGCAATGCGGCGCAGGACGGAGGAGCTCCAGCAG GACCTGTCCGCTAAGGACCAGGAGAAGGTGGCTGAAGTAAGCCGGGTGAAGGTGGAACTGCTGGAGCAGATTGGACATTTACAGGCAGAAAGAACGGCACAGGGAGGACTCAAAGAGAAGATCAGTGCTCTGGAGAGAGAGATTAAAG TACTAAGCAGTAACCACAGAGAGGTGCTCCTCGACAAAGAGAGTGAGATGTCTTCCATGCTGGAGAAGCTGCGGCTGAAAGAGGCGGAGATCCAGAGGATGAGGGAAGACGAAGCCAACAGAGCCAGCTACCTGCAGAGCGCCATCCTCACCTACGTTCAGGGCTCGCCTCTGGGACACTACAACAGTCCCAAAAAATGA